In Ctenopharyngodon idella isolate HZGC_01 chromosome 2, HZGC01, whole genome shotgun sequence, the following are encoded in one genomic region:
- the LOC127502983 gene encoding ubiquitin carboxyl-terminal hydrolase 37-like isoform X3 produces MITKKMVSDVHQADEKMDKKTKKAKKKNKRVKFALSSPVDLMDSSTTAPADSDKLPNSLSKSRFRFLHRIFGKIRSFCLPSKYLSSEQKNSDTKTEASSSAAVDRSSEEHREADLLAATQETEPITFVERIKLSPSFDGSFTSIDAFSDEETQETEPFADVAVAPTFAAIDLDCLQEIMDSLGSEPLGNTPTSAPLWVSDLFGQQAATEQDRETQGDDADQAPLGLPNLGNTCYMNSVLQCLLSVSPFREDVLSLQEDWKNEAVLLGALSDLHMSRLDSSDSELKKKLLAKVKGYIENDYPNFEGNQQQDAHEFLMACLFCLKEESEILKIFCPTYTCPVANMEFRLNHECTCDSCGFQKSFPEDFNYLSLVIGPQACLTDSLQQCLNASSIDCACSQCSGTKASETLKFLSLPQVLVFMVMRFDITMCKLKDQLEIPEELTLSCVEGGSTSCHQCTVQTQWCCVAFGKQFVFWTLHQSYS; encoded by the exons ATGATCACAAAG AAAATGGTGAGTGACGTTCATCAGGCAGATGAGAAAATGGATAAAAAGACCAAAAAAGcgaagaagaaaaacaagagGGTGAAGTTTGCGCTGTCTTCTCCAGTTGATTTGATGGATTCGTCCACTACAGCTCCTGCTGACAGCGACAAATTGCCCAACTCTTTGAGCAAAAGCAGATTTAGATTTCTGCACCGCATTTTTGGCAAAATACGGTCATTCTGTCTGCCAAGCAAGTATTTGTCTTCTGAGCAGAAGAACAGCGATACCAAGACTGAGGCTTCTTCCTCAGCTGCAGTTGACAGATCATCTGAGGAGCATCGAGAAGCTGATCTGCTGGCTGCAACTCAGGAGACTGAACCCATCACAT TTGTTGAAAGGATAAAACTGTCTCCCAGCTTCGATGGTTCTTTCACATCCATAGACGCATTTTCTGATGAAGAGACTCAGGAGACAGAACCTTTCGCAG ATGTAGCTGTCGCTCCGACATTTGCTGCTATTGATCTTGATTG CCTTCAAGAAATTATGGACAGTTTAGGAAGTGAGCCGCTTGGAAATACCCCGACTTCAGCACCGCTGTGGGTCAGTGATTTGTTCGGACAGCAAGCAGCGACTGAACAGGACAGAGAGACGCAGGGTGATGATGCTGACCAAGCTCCTTTGGG TCTTCCAAATTTAGGGAACACTTGCTATATGAACTCCGTCTTGCAGTGCCTCCTCAGTGTTTCCCCCTTCCGGGAAGATGTGCTTTCCCTGCAGGAAGACTGGAAAAATGAAGCCGTATTGCTTGG AGCATTATCTGACTTGCATATGAGCAGGCTGGACAGCAGTGACTCAGAACTGAAGAAAAAGCTCTTGGCTAAAGTTAAAGGCTACATTGAAAATGATTATCCAAATTTCGAGGGAAACCAGCAGCAG GATGCCCATGAGTTCCTCATGGCTTGTCTGTTCTGTCTGAAAGAGGAGAGTGAGATTCTGAAGATATTTTGTCCCACTTACACTTGCCCTGTGGCCAATATGGAGTTCAGGCTCAACCATGAGTGCACATGCGACAG CTGTGGCTTCCAGAAGAGCTTTCCAGAAGATTTCAACTACCTCTCGCTGGTAATCGGCCCTCAAGCATGTCTAACAGACAGTCTGCAGCAGTGCTTGAAC GCATCTTCAATTGATTGTGCGTGCAGCCAATGTTCTGGCACCAAGGCCTCTGAGACTCTGAAGTTTCTCAGCCTTCCACA GGTCCTGGTCTTTATGGTGATGCGCTTTGACATCACCATGTGCAAGCTGAAGGACCAACTGGAGATTCCTGAGGAGCTGACGCTGTCCTGTGTTGAAG GAGGAAGTACCAGCTGTCATCAATGCACAGTACAGACTCAGTGGTGTTGTGTCGCATTTGGGAAGCAATTTGTCTTCTG GACACTACATCAGTCATATTCGTAA
- the LOC127502983 gene encoding ubiquitin carboxyl-terminal hydrolase 37-like isoform X1: MITKKMVSDVHQADEKMDKKTKKAKKKNKRVKFALSSPVDLMDSSTTAPADSDKLPNSLSKSRFRFLHRIFGKIRSFCLPSKYLSSEQKNSDTKTEASSSAAVDRSSEEHREADLLAATQETEPITSVVERIKLSPSFDGSFTSIDAFSDEETQETEPFADVAVAPTFAAIDLDCLQEIMDSLGSEPLGNTPTSAPLWVSDLFGQQAATEQDRETQGDDADQAPLGLPNLGNTCYMNSVLQCLLSVSPFREDVLSLQEDWKNEAVLLGALSDLHMSRLDSSDSELKKKLLAKVKGYIENDYPNFEGNQQQDAHEFLMACLFCLKEESEILKIFCPTYTCPVANMEFRLNHECTCDSCGFQKSFPEDFNYLSLVIGPQACLTDSLQQCLNASSIDCACSQCSGTKASETLKFLSLPQVLVFMVMRFDITMCKLKDQLEIPEELTLSCVEGGSTSCHQCTVQTQWCCVAFGKQFVFWTLHQSYS; this comes from the exons ATGATCACAAAG AAAATGGTGAGTGACGTTCATCAGGCAGATGAGAAAATGGATAAAAAGACCAAAAAAGcgaagaagaaaaacaagagGGTGAAGTTTGCGCTGTCTTCTCCAGTTGATTTGATGGATTCGTCCACTACAGCTCCTGCTGACAGCGACAAATTGCCCAACTCTTTGAGCAAAAGCAGATTTAGATTTCTGCACCGCATTTTTGGCAAAATACGGTCATTCTGTCTGCCAAGCAAGTATTTGTCTTCTGAGCAGAAGAACAGCGATACCAAGACTGAGGCTTCTTCCTCAGCTGCAGTTGACAGATCATCTGAGGAGCATCGAGAAGCTGATCTGCTGGCTGCAACTCAGGAGACTGAACCCATCACAT CAGTTGTTGAAAGGATAAAACTGTCTCCCAGCTTCGATGGTTCTTTCACATCCATAGACGCATTTTCTGATGAAGAGACTCAGGAGACAGAACCTTTCGCAG ATGTAGCTGTCGCTCCGACATTTGCTGCTATTGATCTTGATTG CCTTCAAGAAATTATGGACAGTTTAGGAAGTGAGCCGCTTGGAAATACCCCGACTTCAGCACCGCTGTGGGTCAGTGATTTGTTCGGACAGCAAGCAGCGACTGAACAGGACAGAGAGACGCAGGGTGATGATGCTGACCAAGCTCCTTTGGG TCTTCCAAATTTAGGGAACACTTGCTATATGAACTCCGTCTTGCAGTGCCTCCTCAGTGTTTCCCCCTTCCGGGAAGATGTGCTTTCCCTGCAGGAAGACTGGAAAAATGAAGCCGTATTGCTTGG AGCATTATCTGACTTGCATATGAGCAGGCTGGACAGCAGTGACTCAGAACTGAAGAAAAAGCTCTTGGCTAAAGTTAAAGGCTACATTGAAAATGATTATCCAAATTTCGAGGGAAACCAGCAGCAG GATGCCCATGAGTTCCTCATGGCTTGTCTGTTCTGTCTGAAAGAGGAGAGTGAGATTCTGAAGATATTTTGTCCCACTTACACTTGCCCTGTGGCCAATATGGAGTTCAGGCTCAACCATGAGTGCACATGCGACAG CTGTGGCTTCCAGAAGAGCTTTCCAGAAGATTTCAACTACCTCTCGCTGGTAATCGGCCCTCAAGCATGTCTAACAGACAGTCTGCAGCAGTGCTTGAAC GCATCTTCAATTGATTGTGCGTGCAGCCAATGTTCTGGCACCAAGGCCTCTGAGACTCTGAAGTTTCTCAGCCTTCCACA GGTCCTGGTCTTTATGGTGATGCGCTTTGACATCACCATGTGCAAGCTGAAGGACCAACTGGAGATTCCTGAGGAGCTGACGCTGTCCTGTGTTGAAG GAGGAAGTACCAGCTGTCATCAATGCACAGTACAGACTCAGTGGTGTTGTGTCGCATTTGGGAAGCAATTTGTCTTCTG GACACTACATCAGTCATATTCGTAA
- the LOC127502983 gene encoding ubiquitin carboxyl-terminal hydrolase 37-like isoform X2 produces MITKKMVSDVHQADEKMDKKTKKAKKKNKRVKFALSSPVDLMDSSTTAPADSDKLPNSLSKSRFRFLHRIFGKIRSFCLPSKYLSSEQKNSDTKTEASSSAAVDRSSEEHREADLLAATQETEPITSVVERIKLSPSFDGSFTSIDAFSDEETQETEPFADVAVAPTFAAIDLDCLQEIMDSLGSEPLGNTPTSAPLWVSDLFGQQAATEQDRETQGDDADQAPLGLPNLGNTCYMNSVLQCLLSVSPFREDVLSLQEDWKNEAVLLGALSDLHMSRLDSSDSELKKKLLAKVKGYIENDYPNFEGNQQQDAHEFLMACLFCLKEESEILKIFCPTYTCPVANMEFRLNHECTCDSCGFQKSFPEDFNYLSLVIGPQACLTDSLQQCLNASSIDCACSQCSGTKASETLKFLSLPQVLVFMVMRFDITMCKLKDQLEIPEELTLSCVEGGSTSFHQRTVQTQWCCVTFGKQFVLWTLHQSFS; encoded by the exons ATGATCACAAAG AAAATGGTGAGTGACGTTCATCAGGCAGATGAGAAAATGGATAAAAAGACCAAAAAAGcgaagaagaaaaacaagagGGTGAAGTTTGCGCTGTCTTCTCCAGTTGATTTGATGGATTCGTCCACTACAGCTCCTGCTGACAGCGACAAATTGCCCAACTCTTTGAGCAAAAGCAGATTTAGATTTCTGCACCGCATTTTTGGCAAAATACGGTCATTCTGTCTGCCAAGCAAGTATTTGTCTTCTGAGCAGAAGAACAGCGATACCAAGACTGAGGCTTCTTCCTCAGCTGCAGTTGACAGATCATCTGAGGAGCATCGAGAAGCTGATCTGCTGGCTGCAACTCAGGAGACTGAACCCATCACAT CAGTTGTTGAAAGGATAAAACTGTCTCCCAGCTTCGATGGTTCTTTCACATCCATAGACGCATTTTCTGATGAAGAGACTCAGGAGACAGAACCTTTCGCAG ATGTAGCTGTCGCTCCGACATTTGCTGCTATTGATCTTGATTG CCTTCAAGAAATTATGGACAGTTTAGGAAGTGAGCCGCTTGGAAATACCCCGACTTCAGCACCGCTGTGGGTCAGTGATTTGTTCGGACAGCAAGCAGCGACTGAACAGGACAGAGAGACGCAGGGTGATGATGCTGACCAAGCTCCTTTGGG TCTTCCAAATTTAGGGAACACTTGCTATATGAACTCCGTCTTGCAGTGCCTCCTCAGTGTTTCCCCCTTCCGGGAAGATGTGCTTTCCCTGCAGGAAGACTGGAAAAATGAAGCCGTATTGCTTGG AGCATTATCTGACTTGCATATGAGCAGGCTGGACAGCAGTGACTCAGAACTGAAGAAAAAGCTCTTGGCTAAAGTTAAAGGCTACATTGAAAATGATTATCCAAATTTCGAGGGAAACCAGCAGCAG GATGCCCATGAGTTCCTCATGGCTTGTCTGTTCTGTCTGAAAGAGGAGAGTGAGATTCTGAAGATATTTTGTCCCACTTACACTTGCCCTGTGGCCAATATGGAGTTCAGGCTCAACCATGAGTGCACATGCGACAG CTGTGGCTTCCAGAAGAGCTTTCCAGAAGATTTCAACTACCTCTCGCTGGTAATCGGCCCTCAAGCATGTCTAACAGACAGTCTGCAGCAGTGCTTGAAC GCATCTTCAATTGATTGTGCGTGCAGCCAATGTTCTGGCACCAAGGCCTCTGAGACTCTGAAGTTTCTCAGCCTTCCACA GGTCCTGGTCTTTATGGTGATGCGCTTTGACATCACCATGTGCAAGCTGAAGGACCAACTGGAGATTCCTGAGGAGCTGACGCTGTCCTGTGTTGAAG GAGGAAGTACCAGCTTTCACCAACGGACAGTACAGACTCAGTGGTGTTGTGTCACATTTGGGAAGCAATTTGTTTTGTG GACACTACATCAGTCATTTTCGTAA